Genomic DNA from Thermobifida alba:
ATCGCGTTGGGCATGCCCATCGCGGTCAGCCGGGTGCCGTCGATGGGGTCCACCGCGACGTCGCACTCGGCGCCGTTGCCGTCGCCGACCCGCTCGCCGTTGTACAGCATGGGGGCGTTGTCTTTCTCACCCTCACCGATGACGACCGTGCCCTGCATCGACACGGTGCTGATCAGGTGGCGCATGCCGCGGACGGCGGCGCCGTCCGCGCCGTTCTTGTCTCCGCGGCCCACCCAGCGGGCGGCGGCCAGCGCCGCGGCCTCGGTGACCCGTACCAGTTCCAGGGCCAGGTTGCGGTCGGGAGCGTCGTGCGGGATCGGTACCGGAGCGTTCGCAGTGGTCATGGCAAGCCCTTTCCGATTCGGCTCTTCCGCCCGGGTGGGTGCGGAGAACGCGCTGATTCTCTCAGCCTCGGTCGCCGCTGGGTCGTGCGGGACCCGCTGGCGTACTCTCTTCAACACTAGGCGAGCCTTTCGCAGGCGATTGGGGACGATTGAGTTGACAGTGGAGAAGGTGGAAAAGCCGGTGCGTGTCTCGGCCCGGGGCGCGGCCACACGCAGCGCGCTGCTGGAAGCGGCGTCGCACGTGTTCCGCACGGTCGGTTTCGACAAGGCCGGGGTCAGCGAGGTCGTCGCCCACGCGGGGGCCAGCGTCGGCAGCCTGTACCACCACTTCACCGGTAAGGCGGACCTCTACCTGGCGCTGTACGAGGAGTTTCAGCAGCGCCAGCAGGACAGGACGCACCAGGCGGTGGTCCGGGCGCGGGAGGCCGGGGAGAGCGACCCCCGCCGGCTCATGAACATCGCTGCGCGCGCCTACCTGGAGGGGTGCATCGAGGAGCGGGAGATCACCCGGCTCTTCTACAGCGGTGACAGCCCGCCCGGGTTCGAGGCGCTCATGCGCCGGCAGCTGCGGGAGTGGACCGGCCGCAACGCCGCCCTGTTCCGCAAGGCCGACGAGCCGGTGGACGAGGCGCTGCTGATGATCGTCACCGGTTCGATCTCGCTCGCGGCGACCGAGGTCATCGACCGGGAGGACCGCGAGGAGGCCCGGGAGCTCGCCGACGCGGTGGTGGAGCGGCTCAGCTCACTCGCACCCCGGGCGGAGTGACCCGCGACCATCGGGCAAGCTGGGAGGCGACAGAACCGAGACGCGGGGACGGAGTGGGAAGAACCGCATGAGCAGTGGTGGTCGCCGGACCGACAACACCTTCCTGGGCTACACGATCGTGCTGGGCGCGCTCGTGCTGCTGGTCGTGCTGGTCACGGTGGTGGTGGACGCGCGGCGGGAGGAGCGGATCCCCGCCGTCGACTACACCGCCGACGCGCTCTCCCTCAGCGAGATCGCGCCGTACCAGGCGTACGCCCCCGACCGGGAGCAGCTGCCCGAGGGCTGGACGCCGACCAGTTCGCGGCTGCGGGACGGCGGCGCGCTGGCGGGCGAGGAGCCGACCGAACCGATCCGCTGGTCGGTGGGGTTCGCCACCCCCGAGGACCGGCACGCCGCGTTCCACATCGGCGACGCCGACGCGGAGGGCTTCGTCGCCGAGGTCACCATGAAGGGCGAGGCCGACGGGGAGTCCACGGTGGACGGCCGGACCTGGGAGCGCCGGTACAACGAGGCCGAGGACGAGCGCTCCCTGGTGCTGCGCGCCGACGACGCCGTCCTCGTGGTCAGCGGGGGCGCCTCCTACGAGGAACTGGAGACGCTCGCGGGGACACTGGAGCCGCAGACGCCCCCACAAGAATGACATTACGGACATAAGGGGCTAGTGTCTCCGTGCTGACGCCGGACGGAGGTGTCAGCGGTCCCGGTGCGCGTCCACGCGCGCCCGCCGACAAGGAGCACCCCCATGCCGTGGACGGTCCCCGGCCAGATCGAGTTCGGCCCGGTCGCGACCCTCCTGGCCATCACCCTCCTGGCGGCCTCGGTCACGGTGAAGCCGTGGGTGGGACGCAGGGAGTACGCGCGACTGCTGACCGCCGCAGCCCACGACCCCGCCGCGCTCCTGCGGTTCCACCGGCGCTCCGCGGCCTCCAGCGCGGTCCTGCTGGCGGCCGAGGCCGCGGTGCTGGCCACGGCCGTGTCGCTGCCGTGGGCCGCGGTCGGACTGGGGCCGGTCGACACCGCCGCCGCGGTACGGAACTTCCTGACGCTCGGCGAGGCGACGGCCGCCCTGCCGCCGCCCCTCGGCGAACTGGGCCACGGCCTGGCGGTCGCGGCGGTCCTCGCGGCGGCCCTGGTCGCGGCGTTCACCGTGCTCAACACGGTGTCGGACCTCCGCACCCAGCGCCGGGCCGGACAGCCGCTCCTCCTGCTCGTCCAGGCCGCGCAACCCGACCACCCGGACCTCGGCGCGCTGCGGGCCCTCACCCCCGCACCCGGCAGCAGCGCGGGTGGGCGACGCTGTCCGCGGCCGCCCGGGACGTCGAGGTGGTCCTGCGGTTCCACGCCCTCCTGCCCGCCCTGCTCGTCGGCGACTTCGGACTCCCCGCGCTGCCCGCCTGGGCGGTGCTGGTCGGCCTGTTCTTCCTGAGCGTCCTCCGGGGCCCCGGAGGCTGGCGGACCGCCGCCCACAGCGTCCCGCCGCACGCCGCGGCCGCGGCGCTGTACCTGTTCTTCCTGCCCGGCAGCCTGCTGGTGCCGCTGCTGGTGACCGCCCTCAACGGCCCGGCCGCGGCCCTGACACCGCTGGCCGGACCGCAGGCGCCGCCGCGGGTCCTGGAAGTACTGCCCGACACCGAGGAACCCCGCTGAGGCCGCGGGCCCCGTTCGGAGAGGAGCATCCCCCATGCCGTGGACGGTCCCCGGCGAGGTCGAGTTCGGCCCGGTCGCGCTCACGCTGACCCTGGTGCTGCTGGCGACCGCGGTCGCGCTGTCGCTGTGGCCGGAACACCGGAGGATCGTGGCGGCGGTGCGGTCCTGGGAGAGCGTCCCCGACGAGCTCTTCCGGTTCCACCGGACCCGGATCCTCGTGTACACGGCGCTGCTGGCGGTGGAGGTCGCGGTGCTGGCCACGGCCGTGTCGCTGCCGCCGGAGGCGGTGGGGTGGGCCCCGGTCGACCTGTCCGCCACCGTGCACACCTTCCGGTCGCTCGCCGCGGTCCTGGACGGCGTCCCGCCGCCCATCATCTGGTCCGTGTCCGTCATGGTCGCCCTCCTGGGACTCCTCGCGCTGGGGGTCGTGGCAGCCCAGGGGGCCGTCAAGATCTGGGCGGTCCGCCTCCAGCGCCAGGCCAAGCTGCCCTTCGACGTGCTGTTCCAGGCGGCGCGGGAGAGTTCGCCCGAGGAGCGGGCCAGGGCGGCCCGGGCCGCCTATCCCCGGACGGTCGCCCAGCGCAGGCGGGCCACGGCGGTGACGGCACTCGGCGAGGCGGAGACCGCCCTGCGGTGCTACGGGATCTTCCCCGCCCTGCTCATCGGCGAGCTCGGCCTTCCCGTGCCCGTCGCCTGGGCCGTGCTGGCGGCGTACTTCCTCCTGTCCTACCGGCCGTTCGCCGAGGACTGGCGGGAGGCCGCCCTCCAGGCCCACGTCCACGTCGCGGCCATGGCGCTGTACCTGTTCTTCCTGCCCGGCAGCCTGCTGGTACCGCTGCTGGCGACCGCCGGCAACAGCCTGTACACGGCCCTGTCCCCGGTCGCCGGAGCGGACCCGGAAGGGACCGCGGAGACCCCCGGCACCGAGGAACCCCGCTGAGGCCGCGGGCCCGTTCGGAGAGGAGCATCCCCATGCCGTGGACGGGGTCCCCGGCGAGGTCGGGTTCGGCCCGGTCGCGCTCACGCTGACCCTGGTGCTGCGGGTCACCGCGGTCACGGTGGAACCGTGGCGGGAGCGCCGGACCACGCGCCGGATGCGGGCGGCCGGGAGCGGCGCCCCCCACGCGCTCACCCGGCTCTGCCGCGACTCACCCGGCGCCGCCGCGGTCCTGCCGGCGGCCCGGGACCGGTCGACCCCGTCGCCGCGGTACGGAACTTCCTGTCGCTCGCCGCGACCACGGCCGACGCACCGCCCCCTTCACCCGGCTGGGGGAGGTCGCCGCCCCCTCCTGGGCGGCTTCGCGCTGGTGGTCGTGGCCTCCTACGCGACCGCCAGGACCCGGTGGGGGCACGCCGAACGCACGGCGGGACCGCCCGCCCGCTTCCCGGGGCCGGGGAAGCGGCCGCGGCCGGACCGGGGCAGGAGCGGCCCCCCACCCCCGGGACCGCGGCGCAGCGCGGGATGCCGGCGTGGACGGTGGCGGCCGAGGAGGTCGGGATCGTCCTGCGGTGCTACGGGATCGTCCCCGCCCTGCTCATCGGCGAGTTCGGCCTTCCCGTGCCCGTCGTCAGGGCCGTGCTGACGGCCCTGTTCTTCCCGCGCGCCGTACCGGTGCTCGGCCGGTGGGACTCCTCCGCCTCCGCCCGGCCGCGCGCCGCGGCACGGGAGCCTGGAGGTGCTGTGCGACACCGAGGAGCCCCGCTGAGAGCCCCGCCCGGGCGGTGGGAACGCTCAGAACGGGGTGTCGCCGTCCTCCCCGGGGGCGTCCTCGGCCAGGGCCGCGGCGAGCTTGGCACGGGCCCCCTCCAGCCACGCCTCACACGTCTTCGCCAGCTCCTCGCCGCGTTCCCACAGCGCCAGCGACTCCTTGAGGGTCAACCCGCCCGACTCCAGGCGGCGCACCACCGTCGCCAGCTCCTCGCGGGCCTCCTCGTAGCTCAGCTCCGGCTCGGCCGCCGTGTTCTCGCCCGTCGTCATGCTTCCTCATCATCCTCTCGGTCCTTGGCGATCGCGACCAGTCCGTCCTCGGCGAACCGCAACCGCAGCTCCTCGCCCGGCGCCACCTCGGAGGCCGACCGCACCACCGTGCCGTCGGCGCGCCGCACGATCGCGTACCCCCGCGCCAGGGTGGTGGCCGGGGACAGCGCGTGCAGCCGGGCACGGGTGTGCGCCAGGTCGTCGCCCGCCCGGTCCAGGGACGCGGTCAGCGCGCGGCGGCCCCGGTCGCGCAACCCCAGCACCTGCTCGATCTGCCGGTCCAGTTCCCGCGTCGGGCTGGCCAGCACCGGACGGGACCGCACCCCCGCCAGCCATGCCTCCTCGCGGGCGATCCCGCCCTGCAGCACCCGACGCGCCCGGTCCCGCAGCTGGTGGACGAGCTGCACCTGCTCGCCCACGTCGGGCACGACCTTCTTGGCGGCGTCGGTGGGGGTGGAGGCGCGCAGGTCCGCCACGTGGTCCAGCAGCGGGGAGTCCTGCTCGTGGCCGATCGCGCTGACCACCGGCGTGCGGGTGGCGGCGACCGCGCGCACCAGGGCCTCGTCGGAGAACGGCAGCAGGTCCTCCAGGGAGCCGCCGCCGCGCGCGATGATGATGACGTCGACCTCCGGGCGCGCGTCCAGCTCCTCCAGCGCGGCCAGCACCTCGCCCACGGCGCGGTCCCCCTGCACCGCGACCTCGCGCACCTCGAACCGGACGGCGGGCCAGCGCCGCCGCGCGTTCTCCAGCACGTCGCGTTCGGCGGCGGAGTCGCGCCCGCAGATGAGGCCGACCACGCCGGGCAGGAACGGCAGCCGCCGCTTGCGGGACTCCGCGAACAGGCCCTCGGCGGCCAGGGTCTGCCGCAGCCGTTCCAGCCGGGCCAGCAGTTCGCCCAGGCCGACGTGGCGGATCTCCAGGGCCTGGAGCGCGAAGGTGCCGCGCGGCACGTAGAAGTCGGGTTTGGCGTGGACGACCACCCGGGCGCCCGGCTCGGGGGCGGGATCGGCGGCCCGCAGCACCCGGATCGGGCAGGTCACCCGGGCCGACACGTTCGCCACCGGGTCGCGCAGCGTGAGGTAGGCCATGCCGCCGCGCCGGTTCAGCTCCGCGATCTGCCCCTCGACCCAGATGCGGCCGAGCCGCCCGATCCAGCCGCCGACGGCCTGCAGGACCACCCGCACCGGCTGCGGGGACTCCGGGGAACTCTCCATGCCCATGACGACGAGCCTAGACGCAGCCGGTGACAGCGTCGCGGGAGTGCGTCCTCACACGCCCCACGTCTTGGCGACGCGGACCGCCACCTCCACCGCCTGCATCCGCCCCGCCCGGGCCGCCGCGGCGCGCCGGGCCGGGTCCAGCGGGTCGCGGCCGAACGCGGCGCGGGCCTCCGGGCTCGGGACGACCAGCGTGTGCCGGGTGCCGTCGGGCAGCGCCGCCAGCTCCGCCTCCGGCCGGGGCCGCAGGCCCGTCGCGCCGGGGGCCAGCACCACCACCCGATCGTGGCCGGCGGCCAGGTCGGCGTTGGCCGCGGACCGCACACCGCCGTCGACGTACCACCGGCCGTCGATCTCCACCGGCGGCCACAGCCCCGGCACCGCGCTGCTCGCCGCGACCGCCCGCACCAGGTCGACGCCGTCGGCGCGGGAGAACGTCCGCAGCGCCCCGGAGCGCGCGTCCACCGCCGTGACCACCAGGTTGTGCTCGGGCCAGGCGGGGACGGGCAGCCGGGCGGCGATCACC
This window encodes:
- a CDS encoding TetR/AcrR family transcriptional regulator, whose protein sequence is MEKVEKPVRVSARGAATRSALLEAASHVFRTVGFDKAGVSEVVAHAGASVGSLYHHFTGKADLYLALYEEFQQRQQDRTHQAVVRAREAGESDPRRLMNIAARAYLEGCIEEREITRLFYSGDSPPGFEALMRRQLREWTGRNAALFRKADEPVDEALLMIVTGSISLAATEVIDREDREEARELADAVVERLSSLAPRAE
- a CDS encoding DUF4245 domain-containing protein is translated as MSSGGRRTDNTFLGYTIVLGALVLLVVLVTVVVDARREERIPAVDYTADALSLSEIAPYQAYAPDREQLPEGWTPTSSRLRDGGALAGEEPTEPIRWSVGFATPEDRHAAFHIGDADAEGFVAEVTMKGEADGESTVDGRTWERRYNEAEDERSLVLRADDAVLVVSGGASYEELETLAGTLEPQTPPQE
- a CDS encoding exodeoxyribonuclease VII small subunit is translated as MTTGENTAAEPELSYEEAREELATVVRRLESGGLTLKESLALWERGEELAKTCEAWLEGARAKLAAALAEDAPGEDGDTPF
- the xseA gene encoding exodeoxyribonuclease VII large subunit, with the translated sequence MGMESSPESPQPVRVVLQAVGGWIGRLGRIWVEGQIAELNRRGGMAYLTLRDPVANVSARVTCPIRVLRAADPAPEPGARVVVHAKPDFYVPRGTFALQALEIRHVGLGELLARLERLRQTLAAEGLFAESRKRRLPFLPGVVGLICGRDSAAERDVLENARRRWPAVRFEVREVAVQGDRAVGEVLAALEELDARPEVDVIIIARGGGSLEDLLPFSDEALVRAVAATRTPVVSAIGHEQDSPLLDHVADLRASTPTDAAKKVVPDVGEQVQLVHQLRDRARRVLQGGIAREEAWLAGVRSRPVLASPTRELDRQIEQVLGLRDRGRRALTASLDRAGDDLAHTRARLHALSPATTLARGYAIVRRADGTVVRSASEVAPGEELRLRFAEDGLVAIAKDREDDEEA
- a CDS encoding patatin-like phospholipase family protein, with product MGKALVLGGGGIVGLAWEIGILAGLGDAGVDLRDADLVLGTSAGASAGAQLTSGLDLDELYERQLAPADAEIAARPRWWSTLRVAGALLTARSPEAGRARVGLIASTTARFSQAVREPVIAARLPVPAWPEHNLVVTAVDARSGALRTFSRADGVDLVRAVAASSAVPGLWPPVEIDGRWYVDGGVRSAANADLAAGHDRVVVLAPGATGLRPRPEAELAALPDGTRHTLVVPSPEARAAFGRDPLDPARRAAAARAGRMQAVEVAVRVAKTWGV